In one window of Fictibacillus phosphorivorans DNA:
- a CDS encoding response regulator transcription factor, whose protein sequence is MIHILLIDDDIIFKDSLQHMLLNEMDEIFITSIESHKYNPLYKLAKNTDIVFVDLGIKHFNVVEIIQHFIKQDVRVVLFVPSIDQQAPLLLECLTFNIHGVLLKNMDISLMMHAITLLFCGQKYMPQAISFLIWEEYILLKRPLSFSRPNDLLTEREWEVLELLSIGMSNREISQSIFLSENTIKNHVASLLRKLGVKDRTTAVIRAYQHGWIKGMNTLLSNQDQ, encoded by the coding sequence ATGATTCACATTTTATTAATTGATGATGATATTATTTTTAAAGATTCTTTGCAACATATGCTTTTAAACGAAATGGATGAAATCTTCATCACATCTATAGAAAGTCATAAATATAATCCACTCTATAAATTGGCTAAAAACACTGATATTGTCTTTGTCGACTTAGGCATAAAGCATTTCAATGTAGTTGAGATAATTCAGCATTTTATTAAACAAGATGTTAGAGTAGTTCTTTTTGTTCCAAGCATCGATCAACAAGCTCCTTTGCTTCTTGAGTGCTTAACATTCAACATTCACGGTGTTCTTCTAAAAAACATGGATATAAGTCTCATGATGCATGCGATCACTCTATTATTTTGTGGCCAAAAATATATGCCACAAGCGATCTCATTCTTGATATGGGAAGAATATATACTCCTTAAGAGACCACTCTCTTTTTCAAGGCCGAATGATCTTCTAACCGAACGTGAATGGGAGGTACTTGAACTACTTTCCATTGGAATGAGTAACAGGGAAATTTCTCAGTCCATTTTTCTTAGTGAGAATACGATCAAAAATCATGTCGCCTCTCTCTTAAGAAAGTTAGGTGTAAAAGATCGAACGACAGCTGTAATCAGAGCCTATCAACATGGTTGGATAAAAGGAATGAACACCTTACTCTCCAATCAAGATCAATAA
- the uvrA gene encoding excinuclease ABC subunit UvrA, giving the protein MATNQNIIVKGARAHNLKNIDITIPRDKLVVLTGLSGSGKSSLAFDTIYAEGQRRYVESLSAYARQFLGQMDKPDVDSIEGLSPAISIDQKTTSRNPRSTVGTVTEIYDYLRLLFARIGRPVCPVHNVEITSQTIEQMVDRILEYPERTKLQILAPVVSGRKGEHVKALEDIKKQGYVRVRIDGEMREISEEIKLEKNKKHTIEIVIDRIVVKEGVATRLADSLEAALNLGGGSVVVDVMEEEELLFSQNHACPHCGFSIGELEPRLFSFNSPFGACSSCDGLGVKLEVDPELVIPDWSRTLRDNAIAPWEPISSQYYPQLLESICNHFGIDMDVPVESLPKDQMDKILNGSKEYLTFTYKNDFGQVRKNEIQFEGVLGNIQRRYRETSSDYIREQMEGYMAQKPCPTCKGHRLKKEALSVLINGRHIGETTALSITEAKNFFDNLDLTNKERAIAKLILREIVDRSGFLINVGLDYLTLSRAAGTLSGGEAQRIRLATQVGSRLMGVLYILDEPSIGLHQRDNDRLIRTLEEMRSLGNTLIVVEHDEDTMLAADYVIDIGPGAGAHGGVITSQGTPQEIMEDPASLTGQYLSGKKFIPLPKERRKPDGRYIEVKGATENNLKNVSAKIPLGLFTGVTGVSGSGKSTLVNEILHKALAQKLHRAKDKPGAHKSIKGLEHIDKVIDIDQSPIGRTPRSNPATYTGVFDDIRDVFASTNEAKVRGYKKGRFSFNVKGGRCEACRGDGIIKIEMHFLPDVYVPCEVCHGKRYNRETLEVKYKGKNIADILDMTVEDSVEFFANIPKINRKLQTILDVGLGYIKLGQSATTLSGGEAQRVKLASQLHKRSTGKTIYILDEPTTGLHVDDISRLLVVLQRLVDNGDSVLVIEHNLDVIKQCDHLVDLGPEGGDKGGMIVGAGTPEELAEIEASHTGRYLAPILKRDKKRMTGKIKEKEAVK; this is encoded by the coding sequence TTGGCTACCAACCAAAACATAATTGTAAAGGGTGCTAGAGCCCATAATTTAAAGAATATAGATATTACGATCCCGCGTGATAAGCTGGTTGTTTTAACCGGCTTATCTGGTTCGGGTAAATCTTCACTTGCGTTTGATACGATCTATGCAGAAGGACAGCGTCGTTATGTTGAATCTCTTTCTGCTTATGCCCGTCAGTTCCTCGGACAGATGGATAAGCCCGATGTAGATTCAATTGAAGGTCTGTCACCTGCTATTTCGATCGATCAAAAAACAACAAGCCGTAACCCTCGTTCAACAGTAGGTACGGTTACGGAAATCTATGACTATCTTCGACTTCTATTCGCACGTATCGGTCGGCCGGTATGTCCTGTTCATAACGTGGAGATCACTTCTCAAACGATCGAACAAATGGTAGATCGTATTTTAGAATACCCTGAGCGTACGAAGCTCCAAATTTTAGCTCCTGTTGTTTCCGGTCGAAAGGGAGAGCACGTTAAAGCATTAGAAGATATTAAGAAGCAAGGGTATGTTCGTGTTCGAATTGACGGAGAGATGCGTGAGATCTCTGAGGAAATTAAGCTTGAGAAAAATAAAAAACATACCATTGAAATTGTAATCGACCGTATCGTCGTAAAAGAAGGAGTTGCTACTCGTCTAGCTGACTCTCTTGAGGCGGCACTCAACCTTGGTGGAGGAAGTGTTGTCGTTGATGTGATGGAAGAAGAGGAACTTCTATTCTCGCAAAATCATGCTTGTCCTCATTGCGGATTTTCTATTGGTGAACTAGAGCCACGTTTGTTTTCATTTAACAGTCCATTCGGGGCGTGCTCTTCTTGTGATGGTTTAGGAGTAAAACTTGAAGTAGATCCAGAGCTTGTTATTCCAGACTGGAGTCGAACTCTACGAGACAATGCGATCGCACCTTGGGAACCAATCAGTTCGCAATATTATCCACAGCTTCTTGAAAGTATCTGTAATCACTTTGGTATCGATATGGATGTACCTGTTGAATCTCTGCCAAAAGATCAGATGGATAAAATTCTGAACGGAAGTAAAGAGTACCTTACTTTCACTTACAAAAATGATTTCGGTCAGGTACGTAAGAACGAGATTCAGTTTGAAGGGGTATTAGGCAACATTCAGCGCAGATATCGTGAGACGAGTTCCGATTATATTCGTGAGCAGATGGAAGGGTATATGGCGCAAAAGCCATGTCCCACTTGTAAAGGACATCGTCTGAAAAAAGAAGCTCTTTCTGTTTTAATTAACGGAAGACATATCGGTGAAACGACTGCTCTTTCCATAACAGAAGCAAAGAATTTCTTCGATAACCTCGATCTGACGAATAAAGAACGTGCAATCGCGAAGCTAATTCTCCGCGAGATCGTGGATCGTTCAGGTTTCTTGATCAATGTTGGACTAGACTATTTAACGCTTAGCCGAGCTGCTGGTACGCTATCTGGTGGTGAAGCACAGCGTATTCGCCTTGCGACTCAGGTGGGTTCACGTTTGATGGGTGTTCTTTATATTCTTGATGAGCCATCAATCGGCCTTCATCAGAGAGATAATGATCGACTGATTCGAACACTAGAAGAAATGCGGTCTCTTGGCAATACGTTAATCGTTGTTGAGCATGATGAAGATACGATGCTTGCTGCGGACTATGTTATTGATATCGGTCCTGGTGCAGGTGCTCACGGTGGTGTGATCACATCACAAGGTACACCTCAAGAGATTATGGAAGACCCAGCATCACTAACAGGGCAATACCTGTCTGGTAAAAAGTTTATTCCTCTTCCGAAAGAAAGACGTAAGCCAGACGGAAGGTATATTGAAGTAAAAGGTGCAACAGAAAACAACTTAAAGAACGTTTCTGCTAAGATTCCATTAGGGTTGTTTACTGGAGTGACAGGTGTGTCTGGTTCTGGTAAGAGTACCCTTGTCAATGAGATCCTGCACAAAGCACTTGCACAAAAGTTACACCGTGCAAAGGATAAGCCTGGTGCACATAAGTCTATTAAGGGGCTAGAACATATCGATAAAGTCATTGATATCGACCAGTCTCCAATCGGTCGAACACCTCGATCAAATCCTGCGACATATACCGGAGTATTTGATGATATTCGTGATGTGTTTGCATCAACGAACGAAGCGAAAGTTCGTGGATATAAAAAAGGACGTTTCTCCTTCAACGTAAAAGGTGGCCGTTGTGAAGCATGCCGCGGTGATGGAATTATAAAAATTGAAATGCATTTTTTGCCAGATGTATATGTACCATGTGAAGTTTGTCATGGTAAACGTTATAACCGAGAAACGCTAGAAGTGAAATATAAAGGGAAAAACATCGCAGACATCTTAGACATGACAGTTGAAGATTCTGTTGAGTTCTTTGCCAACATCCCTAAGATCAATCGTAAGCTTCAGACCATTCTTGATGTAGGTCTTGGCTATATTAAGCTCGGTCAGTCGGCTACAACTCTTTCTGGAGGAGAAGCACAGCGTGTGAAGCTTGCGTCGCAGCTTCATAAGCGTTCAACGGGGAAAACCATTTACATTCTTGATGAGCCAACAACAGGCCTTCATGTAGACGATATTTCTCGCTTGCTCGTTGTTCTTCAAAGACTCGTAGATAACGGAGACTCTGTGCTAGTCATCGAGCATAATCTTGACGTGATCAAGCAATGCGATCATCTAGTCGACCTTGGACCTGAAGGTGGGGACAAGGGCGGTATGATCGTTGGTGCGGGTACACCAGAAGAACTGGCTGAAATTGAAGCATCTCACACTGGCCGTTATCTTGCTCCGATCCTTAAACGTGATAAGAAACGTATGACAGGTAAGATCAAAGAAAAAGAAGCTGTTAAATAA
- the uvrB gene encoding excinuclease ABC subunit UvrB — MSQSQLFEIKSNYQPQGDQPAAIKHLVNNINAGKKSMTLLGATGTGKTFTVSNVIQEVNKPTLVIAHNKTLAGQLYSELKEFFPNNAVEYFVSYYDYYQPEAYIAHSDTYIEKDASINDEIDKLRHSATSSLFERKDVIIVASVSCIYGLGSPEEYKDMVISLREGMEKDRDQLLRDLVDVQYNRNDINFTRGTFRVRGDVVEIFPASRDEHCLRVEFFGDEIDRITEVDALTGEILGERKHVAIFPASHFVTREEKMKVAIKRIEAELEDRLKELNEAGKLLEAQRLEQRTRYDLEMMAEMGFCSGIENYSVHLTLRPLGSTPYTLLDYFPDDSLIVIDESHVTLPQIRGMFNGDQARKGVLVDHGFRLPSAKDNRPLTFDEFERYTKFQHIYVSATPGPYELEHAPDPVEQIIRPTGLLDPTLEVRPIKGQIDDLLGEINERIEKNERVLVTTLTKKMSEDLTDYFVELGIKVRYLHSEIKTLERIQIIRDLRLGVFDVLVGINLLREGLDIPEVSLVAILDADKEGFLRSERSLIQTIGRAARNSNGHVIMYGDKITKSMQIAIDETQRRRQKQMEHNERHGIKPTTIKKEVRDVIRATQAAEDTETYTSSKAPKQKMSKKDREAFIERMEKEMKDAAKNLQFERAAELRDLILELKAEG, encoded by the coding sequence GTGAGTCAAAGTCAATTGTTCGAAATCAAATCAAACTATCAGCCACAAGGAGATCAGCCCGCAGCGATCAAACATCTTGTGAACAATATAAACGCAGGAAAGAAGAGTATGACCCTGCTTGGTGCGACCGGAACAGGGAAGACGTTTACGGTTTCCAATGTTATTCAGGAAGTAAACAAACCGACTCTTGTTATTGCACATAACAAAACATTAGCCGGCCAGCTTTACAGTGAGTTAAAAGAATTTTTCCCAAACAATGCAGTTGAATATTTTGTTTCTTATTACGATTATTATCAACCAGAAGCATACATCGCACATTCTGATACGTATATCGAAAAAGATGCGAGTATTAATGATGAAATCGATAAACTTCGCCACTCGGCTACTTCATCACTTTTTGAGCGAAAAGACGTTATTATTGTAGCCAGTGTATCGTGTATTTATGGTCTAGGTTCACCTGAAGAGTATAAAGACATGGTGATCTCCTTAAGAGAAGGAATGGAGAAAGACCGTGACCAGCTCTTACGTGATCTTGTAGATGTTCAATACAACCGAAATGATATTAACTTTACTCGTGGTACGTTCCGAGTTAGAGGAGATGTCGTGGAAATCTTCCCAGCCTCACGAGACGAACATTGTCTTCGTGTGGAGTTTTTTGGTGATGAGATCGACCGCATTACGGAAGTTGACGCACTGACTGGGGAGATTCTTGGTGAACGTAAACACGTTGCCATCTTCCCGGCTTCTCACTTCGTAACACGTGAAGAGAAGATGAAAGTAGCGATCAAGCGCATTGAAGCTGAACTTGAAGATCGTCTAAAAGAATTGAATGAAGCAGGAAAGCTGTTAGAAGCACAGCGTCTTGAACAGAGAACAAGATATGACTTAGAGATGATGGCGGAAATGGGATTCTGTTCAGGAATTGAGAACTATTCTGTTCACCTGACTCTAAGACCATTAGGATCGACGCCTTACACACTTTTAGACTATTTTCCGGATGATTCTTTAATTGTCATTGATGAGTCCCATGTTACGCTTCCGCAGATCCGTGGAATGTTTAATGGAGACCAAGCCAGAAAAGGAGTCCTTGTCGATCATGGATTCCGACTGCCTTCCGCAAAAGATAATCGTCCGCTAACGTTTGATGAATTTGAGCGTTACACGAAGTTTCAGCACATTTACGTATCAGCAACACCTGGTCCTTATGAGCTCGAGCATGCACCTGATCCGGTTGAGCAGATTATTCGTCCAACAGGGCTTTTGGATCCTACACTAGAAGTCCGTCCGATTAAAGGTCAGATCGATGATTTACTAGGGGAGATCAACGAAAGAATTGAGAAAAACGAACGAGTTCTTGTTACAACGTTAACGAAAAAGATGTCTGAAGATCTTACCGATTATTTTGTAGAACTCGGCATAAAAGTTCGTTACCTGCATTCAGAAATTAAGACGTTAGAACGGATTCAGATCATACGCGATCTAAGACTTGGTGTATTTGATGTACTCGTAGGTATTAACTTGCTGCGGGAAGGGTTAGATATTCCTGAAGTTTCTCTTGTTGCGATTTTAGATGCAGATAAAGAAGGCTTCTTACGTTCAGAACGTTCGCTTATCCAAACGATCGGTCGTGCTGCTCGTAACTCAAATGGTCACGTTATTATGTATGGAGATAAGATTACAAAGTCCATGCAGATCGCAATCGATGAGACACAGCGCAGGCGTCAGAAACAGATGGAGCACAATGAAAGGCATGGAATCAAACCTACTACGATTAAAAAAGAAGTGCGTGATGTGATTCGTGCAACACAAGCTGCCGAAGATACAGAAACGTATACAAGTTCAAAAGCTCCTAAGCAAAAGATGAGCAAGAAAGATCGCGAAGCGTTTATCGAGCGTATGGAAAAAGAGATGAAGGATGCGGCAAAGAACCTTCAGTTCGAGCGTGCAGCAGAGCTTCGTGACCTCATACTTGAGTTAAAAGCGGAAGGATGA
- a CDS encoding sulfite exporter TauE/SafE family protein: MEFFYILLGLCIGIFSGIFGIGGGFILTPVLILFGIPPLSAIGTSLMYSIGTSVSGVAAHLRFKNILWKPAAVLGIVGIGATQVAHPLVVWLEKMGYDETIIPIFYIVLLAYFALSLLYKQSKRKKTPQSMAEIQFSYPKAVFIGFTGGFISTTLGVGGGFVMVPMLISLMKFPSRKAVGTSLVSVFFIVSAGFLTYASSVQIDYKLGLLLILGALVGTQLGAKLTTIYSSEQIQKYLGALYITILSSVILKLVHLDKAGLGIITLYVLTMLVLFLKETISHTRRKTSTS; encoded by the coding sequence ATGGAGTTTTTTTATATACTGCTTGGTTTATGCATCGGTATCTTTTCAGGCATTTTTGGAATTGGTGGCGGCTTTATTCTGACACCCGTTCTGATTCTTTTCGGTATTCCGCCTCTGTCTGCGATTGGAACGAGCCTCATGTACTCGATCGGGACAAGTGTTTCAGGAGTTGCTGCACATCTGAGATTTAAGAACATTCTATGGAAACCCGCTGCTGTTCTAGGTATTGTCGGAATCGGAGCAACACAGGTCGCTCATCCACTTGTCGTTTGGCTAGAAAAGATGGGTTATGACGAAACGATCATTCCTATATTTTATATTGTTCTTCTTGCCTACTTTGCTCTTTCCCTGCTTTATAAGCAATCAAAACGCAAGAAAACACCGCAAAGCATGGCTGAGATTCAATTTTCATACCCAAAAGCAGTCTTTATTGGATTTACAGGAGGTTTTATTTCTACAACTTTAGGAGTAGGCGGAGGATTCGTAATGGTTCCAATGCTCATTTCTTTAATGAAGTTTCCTTCTAGAAAAGCTGTTGGCACGAGCTTGGTCAGTGTGTTTTTCATTGTAAGTGCTGGATTCCTAACATACGCATCCAGTGTTCAGATCGATTATAAACTGGGTCTTCTACTTATATTAGGTGCACTTGTGGGCACTCAACTAGGAGCCAAACTTACCACCATCTATTCCAGTGAACAGATTCAAAAATATTTAGGTGCCTTGTACATCACGATTTTAAGTTCAGTCATTCTTAAGCTTGTTCACTTAGATAAAGCAGGTCTAGGAATTATTACACTATATGTGCTAACAATGCTCGTACTTTTCTTAAAAGAAACGATCTCGCATACAAGAAGAAAGACGTCTACCTCATAA
- a CDS encoding DUF2198 family protein, with translation MLEYSVAALLPLCLQLLFNRVLFTKYLPLGITIVIMIFAFDGWNQPLPLQIVAVISTIVGFFLGLKIYNKQKRKVK, from the coding sequence ATGTTGGAGTATAGTGTCGCAGCTTTATTGCCTTTATGTTTACAGCTGCTTTTTAATAGAGTGTTGTTTACGAAATACTTACCTTTAGGGATTACGATTGTTATTATGATTTTTGCTTTTGATGGTTGGAATCAACCGTTGCCTCTCCAAATCGTGGCCGTAATTTCTACAATTGTTGGGTTTTTTCTTGGCCTTAAAATCTATAACAAACAAAAAAGAAAAGTAAAATAA
- a CDS encoding serine/threonine protein kinase translates to MIAELWKGMQRTLWDRPLKAGNLVHERYLVQEVLGMGSYGITYLALDRHTDEIIVLKQLRNTKAKTTAGLLSFQRESQILGALQKHPVPKLLNTFQNEQGHFIAMEWIKGDTFEDLIFRDNQTYNEKESIAILLELLSITDRFHKNGIIHRDLRIPNIIYRDKKLIVIDFGLACYLTDTNLEIEDPHDHPEKIRMRAVQVESDLFALGHFALFLLYSSYVPQAKKELSWEEELDISLSFKNVLRKMLQLDEPFHSASDVQKALRTI, encoded by the coding sequence ATGATAGCTGAACTATGGAAAGGTATGCAAAGAACGTTATGGGACAGACCTCTTAAAGCTGGGAACCTTGTGCATGAGCGTTATCTTGTTCAAGAGGTTCTTGGTATGGGTAGTTATGGTATTACGTACTTAGCACTTGATCGGCATACAGATGAGATCATCGTACTAAAACAGCTTCGGAACACGAAAGCAAAGACCACAGCAGGTCTTCTTTCTTTCCAAAGAGAGTCTCAGATTTTAGGAGCTCTTCAAAAACATCCTGTTCCGAAGCTATTGAATACCTTTCAAAACGAACAAGGTCATTTTATTGCGATGGAGTGGATTAAGGGAGACACGTTCGAAGATCTCATCTTTCGCGACAATCAAACGTATAACGAAAAAGAATCCATCGCGATCTTGCTGGAATTGTTAAGCATTACTGATCGCTTTCATAAGAATGGAATCATTCATCGAGATCTTCGCATCCCCAATATCATTTATCGAGATAAGAAACTAATCGTGATTGATTTTGGACTTGCTTGTTATTTAACAGACACTAACCTAGAGATTGAAGATCCTCATGATCATCCTGAGAAAATTCGGATGCGTGCTGTTCAAGTTGAAAGCGATCTGTTTGCTCTCGGTCATTTTGCACTCTTTCTACTCTACTCATCTTACGTGCCTCAAGCAAAAAAAGAGTTAAGCTGGGAAGAGGAACTAGACATCTCCCTTTCTTTTAAAAACGTTCTTCGGAAAATGCTTCAACTTGACGAACCATTCCATTCCGCGAGTGATGTCCAAAAAGCATTACGTACCATATAA
- a CDS encoding DUF2254 domain-containing protein: protein MFRLNLLDNYLKKYTKMSERELSHTVQSNMWFTPVLYVLFSVLLVTATLTTDLKYDLGNQMRPFFAVDYDLTRNLVGTLTAATLTLTTFTFNLILVVFTTFSGQFSPRMLKNFIASKSTQRVLGIFTSSFIYMLLSFLFLNKRMAEYYFAVPLVAAIIAAFAMGTFIFFINHAVAWLQVNQMTYDMKNEALSIVKNTLEDEVDPYKVNDLTTVNSDICEESGYTIAAKKSGFIQLVDFISIMKEAERDDIVIRLEYTIGSYVYASTPFLSYWKRGENKIDEQKYLSMIKIGRRQTEVQDIEFSINKLVEVAIRSLGNNDPKTATNSIYQLGEVLTSISRCSVFSKYLVDKENNLRVVLQERDFSHYLYNAFGYIRHYAKDNVLVCTEILKVLDLMAKSLNKRDYNAVWEFGVLTASGLENHFLFALDYQQFHRALQNLSVTTKHEKEYEEFLFKSKQA, encoded by the coding sequence ATGTTTAGATTGAACCTGTTAGATAATTATTTAAAGAAATATACAAAAATGTCGGAGAGAGAACTATCACATACCGTGCAATCCAATATGTGGTTCACTCCTGTACTTTACGTTTTGTTTTCTGTACTACTAGTTACGGCGACATTAACGACAGATCTAAAGTACGATTTAGGAAATCAGATGCGTCCTTTTTTTGCAGTTGATTATGATCTTACGCGAAATTTAGTAGGGACGCTTACGGCAGCCACTCTAACGCTTACCACTTTTACTTTTAACTTGATTCTTGTTGTGTTTACAACCTTTTCTGGACAATTTTCTCCACGTATGCTGAAAAACTTTATTGCTAGTAAATCAACACAACGTGTTTTAGGAATATTTACTTCAAGCTTTATTTATATGTTGCTGAGCTTTCTATTCTTGAACAAGAGGATGGCTGAATATTATTTTGCAGTTCCTTTGGTGGCAGCAATCATTGCAGCGTTTGCCATGGGAACGTTTATCTTTTTTATCAATCATGCGGTCGCTTGGCTTCAAGTGAACCAGATGACGTATGACATGAAGAACGAAGCGTTATCGATCGTGAAGAATACGCTTGAGGATGAAGTAGATCCTTATAAAGTGAACGACTTGACGACTGTGAACAGTGATATCTGTGAAGAGAGCGGTTATACGATCGCGGCTAAAAAATCTGGGTTTATTCAACTCGTTGATTTTATCTCGATCATGAAAGAAGCCGAGCGTGATGATATTGTTATCCGATTGGAGTATACGATTGGTAGTTATGTGTATGCCTCAACACCTTTTCTTTCTTATTGGAAAAGAGGAGAAAACAAAATCGATGAACAGAAGTATCTATCTATGATCAAAATTGGGAGAAGGCAGACAGAGGTACAAGATATCGAATTTAGTATCAATAAACTCGTGGAAGTTGCCATTCGGTCACTCGGAAATAATGATCCGAAGACAGCAACGAACTCGATCTATCAACTTGGAGAGGTTCTCACATCTATTTCACGATGCTCGGTATTCTCAAAGTATTTAGTAGACAAAGAAAACAATCTGCGTGTTGTTTTACAAGAAAGAGATTTCAGTCACTACTTATATAATGCATTTGGGTACATCCGACATTATGCGAAAGACAATGTATTGGTTTGTACAGAAATATTGAAAGTCTTAGACTTGATGGCAAAATCTTTGAATAAGCGTGACTATAATGCCGTCTGGGAGTTCGGGGTACTAACGGCTAGTGGGTTAGAGAATCATTTCTTATTCGCTCTAGATTATCAACAGTTTCACCGTGCGCTGCAAAATCTGTCTGTAACAACCAAACATGAAAAAGAATATGAAGAGTTCTTGTTTAAAAGTAAACAAGCTTAA
- a CDS encoding GNAT family N-acetyltransferase has protein sequence MLMKQIPVIKVAESRDKETIQNLMQFYFYDFSEFIDLQVSDNGVYGQYAYLDNYWQESRRFPYLIEKEGKLAGFVLVSEIQEENDQYWSISEFFIMKKFRLGGLGKLAAHQIFEKHKGNWQVSQIKANKPAQTFWRKVIGEYSGEQYKERNEEERVIQSFCNKIMKK, from the coding sequence ATGTTGATGAAACAGATTCCAGTAATAAAGGTAGCAGAGTCAAGGGATAAAGAAACAATCCAAAATCTTATGCAGTTTTATTTTTATGATTTCTCAGAGTTTATAGACCTTCAAGTGAGCGATAATGGAGTTTATGGTCAGTATGCTTATTTAGATAACTATTGGCAAGAAAGTCGCCGTTTTCCTTATCTGATCGAAAAAGAAGGCAAACTAGCAGGGTTTGTCTTAGTAAGTGAAATACAGGAGGAAAACGATCAATATTGGTCGATCTCTGAATTTTTTATCATGAAAAAGTTCAGGCTTGGAGGTTTAGGGAAACTTGCTGCTCATCAAATATTTGAAAAACATAAAGGAAATTGGCAAGTATCTCAAATAAAAGCGAATAAACCTGCACAGACTTTTTGGAGAAAAGTGATAGGTGAATACAGTGGGGAGCAATACAAGGAGCGGAACGAAGAGGAACGAGTCATCCAATCGTTTTGCAATAAAATAATGAAGAAATGA
- a CDS encoding MGMT family protein, which translates to MELFTKNVIKVIKNIPSGHVMSYGQIARIAGNPRSARQVVRILHSMSKKHDLPWHRVINAKGEIGIQDEELFFTQKSRLENEGVQFKGKNRVDIEAYRYSPDCEDSM; encoded by the coding sequence ATGGAACTCTTTACTAAGAACGTAATCAAAGTCATTAAAAATATACCGAGCGGTCACGTCATGTCTTACGGACAGATTGCCAGGATAGCAGGAAATCCAAGAAGTGCTCGGCAGGTCGTTCGTATCCTTCACTCTATGAGTAAAAAGCATGACCTACCTTGGCATCGTGTAATCAATGCAAAGGGAGAGATCGGTATTCAAGATGAGGAATTGTTCTTCACACAAAAATCGCGATTAGAAAATGAAGGTGTCCAATTTAAAGGGAAAAATAGAGTGGACATCGAAGCTTACAGATATTCGCCAGATTGCGAGGATAGTATGTAA